A single genomic interval of Helianthus annuus cultivar XRQ/B chromosome 6, HanXRQr2.0-SUNRISE, whole genome shotgun sequence harbors:
- the LOC110942540 gene encoding uncharacterized protein LOC110942540, with protein sequence MTNFLFAKNKIDFVDGTLKKPETTAPEYKPWMRCDAMIKGWLSAAMEKNIRDSVKYASTSAEIWSDLQERFGKESAPRGYELKQKIVATRQDGAMVSTYYTKLRSLWDEAGQFFPCCTCNTCICEVGKKLLNILKRRGCMNFLWGSIVNLLL encoded by the coding sequence ATGACCAATTTTCTGTTCGCCAAAAACAAAATAGATTTTGTTGATGGAACCCTCAAGAAACCAGAAACCACAGCGCCCGAATACAAGCCATGGATGCGATGCGATGCTATGATAAAAGGATGGCTTTCTGCGGCCATGGAGAAGAACATACGTGATAGTGTGAAATATGCTAGCACTTCAGCCGAGATTTGGTCAGATCTGCAGGAGAGATTCGGAAAAGAAAGTGCACCGAGAGGCTATGAATTGAAACAAAAGATAGTAGCAACCAGGCAAGACGGGGCCATGGTTTCTACGTACTACACGAAACTCCGATCTTTGTGGGATGAAGCGGGTCAGTTTTTTCCCTGTTGCACCTGCAACACGTGCATATGCGAAGTCGGTAAGAAATTGTTGAACATATTGAAAAGGAGAGGTTGTATGAATTTCTTATGGGGCTCGATAGTGAATTTGCTGTTATAA